One window of the Carnobacterium maltaromaticum DSM 20342 genome contains the following:
- a CDS encoding gluconate:H+ symporter: MELLIVGIGVLILLFLIMKVKLNTFVSLIIVSILVAIGLGMPLTQIITTIEEGVGSQLGHLALVFGFGAILGKLVSDAGGAYRISTTLINKFGRKKIQIAVLIASFIIGIALFFEVGLVLLIPIIFTIASELGISILYLGIPMAAALSVTHGFLPPHPAPTAIAGIYGANIGMVLLYGIVIAVPTSILAGPMYTKVAQKIVPDAFNRVGNIKALGEQKKFTLEDTPGFGISTLTALFPVILMALATCYELLSGGKITDKSPLYEQVIALIGTPGMAMLLSLLFAIYTMGVRRQQTIPAIMKSAEEAIKQIAMMLLIIGGGGAFKQVLLDGGVGDYVAQLFAGSTLSPLILGWVIAVVLRVCLGSATVAALTAAGLAAPLMAATGTDPALMVIATGAGSLFASHVNDAGFWMFKEYFNLSIKETFATWTVLESIISVAGLLGALALNLIV, translated from the coding sequence ATGGAATTATTAATAGTAGGTATCGGCGTTTTGATTCTTTTGTTTTTGATTATGAAGGTTAAGTTAAATACGTTTGTTTCTCTGATTATTGTTTCAATTTTGGTTGCTATTGGTTTGGGAATGCCTTTAACTCAAATTATTACTACTATTGAAGAGGGGGTTGGTAGTCAACTCGGTCATCTTGCTTTGGTTTTTGGGTTTGGAGCAATTTTAGGAAAGTTAGTCTCAGATGCTGGTGGAGCCTATCGTATTTCTACAACATTGATTAATAAATTTGGACGTAAAAAAATTCAAATTGCTGTTTTAATTGCTTCTTTTATCATTGGAATTGCTTTGTTTTTTGAAGTAGGTCTTGTTTTATTAATACCAATCATTTTTACAATTGCTAGTGAACTCGGTATCTCTATTCTATATTTGGGAATTCCCATGGCAGCAGCACTTTCTGTTACACACGGTTTTTTACCGCCACATCCTGCGCCAACAGCCATCGCAGGCATCTATGGTGCAAATATCGGAATGGTATTGTTGTATGGTATTGTCATTGCTGTTCCAACGAGTATTCTGGCAGGTCCTATGTATACTAAAGTAGCTCAGAAAATTGTTCCAGATGCATTTAATCGTGTCGGGAATATAAAAGCATTGGGGGAACAGAAAAAATTTACACTAGAAGATACTCCAGGTTTTGGAATTAGTACACTCACAGCTTTATTTCCAGTTATATTGATGGCGCTTGCAACTTGTTATGAATTGCTAAGTGGTGGGAAAATAACCGATAAATCTCCGTTGTATGAACAAGTCATTGCTTTGATAGGTACACCAGGTATGGCCATGCTATTATCCTTATTATTTGCTATTTATACAATGGGAGTTCGTCGCCAACAAACAATTCCAGCAATTATGAAATCAGCAGAAGAAGCGATTAAACAAATTGCTATGATGTTATTGATTATTGGAGGCGGTGGTGCTTTTAAACAAGTATTACTAGATGGTGGAGTCGGAGATTATGTCGCTCAATTATTTGCGGGTTCAACTTTATCTCCTTTAATTTTAGGTTGGGTAATTGCAGTAGTTTTAAGAGTTTGTTTAGGTTCTGCTACCGTGGCTGCTTTAACAGCTGCTGGACTTGCAGCTCCCTTGATGGCAGCGACAGGAACAGATCCAGCACTAATGGTAATTGCTACAGGAGCAGGTAGTTTGTTTGCCTCTCATGTAAATGATGCGGGTTTCTGGATGTTCAAAGAATATTTCAATTTATCGATTAAAGAAACTTTTGCAACATGGACAGTTTTAGAATCAATTATTTCAGTTGCGGGATTATTAGGAGCCTTAGCTTTGAATTTAATCGTTTAA
- the gntK gene encoding gluconokinase, translated as MKDYLIGVDIGTTSTKAVLYDAKGNLKGYANKEYPLYQEVPDMAEQDPDEIFETVIDVLTAVVRKSGADVTRIAGVSFSSAMHSLILLDQEKQLLTRCITWADNRAYHQAEELKNHKDGLAIYHRTGTPIHPMSPLSKILWLKKEQPELIAKTAHFIGIKEYVFYKLFGQFKVDISIASATGLFNIHQLDWDQEVLALLDISVDQLSQLVETDYQVTGLNESYAEVIGLPVETPFIVGASDGCLSNLGVNAIDGKTLALTIGTSGAVRMVTDKPVTDPKGRTFCYALTKDKWVIGGPVNNGGIVFRWVRDQLFAPEKITAEQMQVDSYEILTQIAEKIPAGSDGLLFHPYLGGERAPLWDANAKGAFLGLTTRHTRAHMVRASLEGIVFNLYSVMLILEELVERPERIHATGGFARSALWRQLLADIFEQEVSIPESYESSCLGAAVIGMESLGLIDSIEEVSKMIGVTNQHTPNEAHFPVYRELLPIFIRTTRLLQNEFQAIADFQRKYSK; from the coding sequence ATGAAAGATTATTTAATTGGTGTTGATATTGGGACAACTAGTACAAAAGCAGTTTTATATGATGCGAAAGGAAATCTGAAGGGCTACGCGAATAAAGAATATCCTTTGTATCAAGAAGTACCAGATATGGCGGAGCAAGATCCAGATGAGATATTTGAAACGGTTATTGATGTATTAACAGCTGTTGTCCGTAAAAGTGGAGCGGATGTTACTAGAATTGCGGGAGTTTCTTTTTCAAGTGCGATGCATAGTTTGATTTTGTTAGATCAAGAAAAACAATTGCTGACACGTTGCATTACTTGGGCAGATAACAGAGCCTATCATCAAGCGGAAGAATTAAAGAACCATAAGGATGGTTTAGCTATTTATCATCGTACTGGAACGCCGATTCATCCAATGTCACCTTTAAGCAAAATTTTATGGTTGAAAAAAGAGCAGCCTGAACTTATTGCAAAAACAGCTCATTTTATCGGAATTAAAGAATATGTATTTTATAAATTATTTGGCCAATTTAAAGTGGATATCTCAATTGCTTCAGCAACTGGATTATTCAATATTCATCAACTTGATTGGGACCAAGAAGTTTTAGCGCTACTAGATATATCTGTGGACCAGTTATCTCAATTAGTTGAAACAGATTATCAAGTCACGGGCTTAAATGAATCTTATGCAGAGGTCATTGGCTTACCTGTGGAAACGCCATTTATTGTAGGTGCAAGTGATGGATGCCTATCAAATTTAGGAGTGAACGCCATTGATGGCAAAACGTTAGCTCTAACGATTGGAACAAGTGGCGCTGTTCGAATGGTGACAGATAAACCTGTTACTGATCCAAAAGGACGAACTTTCTGCTATGCTTTAACGAAAGACAAATGGGTCATTGGTGGACCTGTCAATAATGGTGGAATTGTTTTTAGATGGGTTAGAGATCAATTATTCGCTCCAGAGAAGATAACAGCAGAGCAAATGCAAGTAGACAGTTATGAAATTTTAACTCAAATTGCTGAAAAGATACCAGCAGGATCAGATGGATTGCTTTTTCATCCGTATTTAGGTGGAGAGCGAGCTCCACTTTGGGATGCTAATGCTAAAGGCGCTTTTCTAGGTTTGACAACAAGGCATACTCGAGCTCACATGGTTCGTGCATCTCTCGAAGGAATTGTTTTTAACCTGTATTCCGTGATGTTGATTTTAGAAGAACTAGTGGAACGTCCCGAGAGAATTCATGCGACAGGTGGATTTGCTCGCTCAGCATTATGGCGTCAGTTACTGGCAGATATTTTTGAGCAAGAAGTATCTATTCCAGAAAGTTACGAAAGTTCTTGTTTAGGAGCAGCAGTGATAGGAATGGAAAGTTTAGGCTTAATTGATTCGATTGAAGAGGTCTCTAAAATGATAGGTGTAACAAATCAGCATACACCTAATGAAGCTCATTTCCCGGTTTATCGTGAATTACTGCCTATATTTATACGGACAACACGATTATTACAAAATGAATTTCAAGCAATTGCTGACTTTCAGCGGAAATATAGTAAATAG
- the gnd gene encoding phosphogluconate dehydrogenase (NAD(+)-dependent, decarboxylating), with translation MKIGIIGLGKMGLNLAENCVDAGHKVVGFDLKPPVLNQKQKNIAIVTDLVEMIKQLPKPRIIWSMVPSGKPTEAIFQEMNELLDTNDIFIDGGNSNYKESVVRGKIMEAKKIHFFDVGTSGGIEGAREGGCFMIGGNQDVFKQIEPLFVDIAVENGYYYAGAVGSGHYLKMVHNGIEYGMMQAIGEGFDLLEHAPYEFDYEKVAKVWNNGSVIRSWLMELTESAFRKDQKLEEIQGIMYSSGEGKWTVEESLEQQVATPIITMSLMMRYRSLYPDTFSGKVVAALRNEFGGHDVEKK, from the coding sequence ATGAAAATTGGAATTATTGGTTTAGGCAAAATGGGTTTAAATTTAGCAGAAAACTGCGTAGATGCTGGTCACAAAGTTGTTGGTTTTGATTTGAAACCACCTGTGTTAAATCAAAAGCAAAAAAATATTGCAATCGTTACTGATTTAGTAGAAATGATTAAACAATTACCGAAACCACGTATTATATGGTCAATGGTACCTAGTGGCAAACCAACAGAAGCTATTTTTCAGGAAATGAATGAACTTCTGGATACAAATGATATTTTTATAGATGGCGGAAATTCAAATTATAAAGAGTCGGTTGTTCGTGGCAAGATAATGGAAGCTAAAAAGATTCATTTCTTTGATGTTGGAACCTCAGGCGGTATCGAAGGTGCTAGAGAAGGCGGTTGCTTTATGATAGGAGGAAATCAAGACGTATTTAAACAAATTGAACCTCTTTTTGTAGATATCGCTGTGGAAAATGGCTATTATTATGCAGGTGCTGTTGGGAGCGGACATTACTTAAAGATGGTTCATAATGGTATTGAGTACGGTATGATGCAAGCCATCGGCGAAGGTTTTGATCTTTTGGAGCATGCTCCATATGAATTTGATTATGAAAAAGTTGCAAAAGTTTGGAATAACGGTTCGGTGATTCGCTCGTGGTTGATGGAATTAACGGAATCAGCTTTTAGAAAAGATCAAAAATTAGAAGAGATTCAAGGAATTATGTATTCGTCTGGGGAAGGTAAGTGGACAGTTGAAGAATCATTGGAACAACAAGTGGCAACACCTATTATTACCATGTCGCTAATGATGCGTTATCGTTCATTATATCCAGATACATTTAGTGGGAAAGTGGTAGCAGCTTTGAGAAATGAATTTGGCGGACACGATGTAGAAAAGAAATAG
- a CDS encoding DUF6056 family protein, with amino-acid sequence MDLKINHKQRTIFLWCTLIFIVFLYQLRFNFIEGSDDSWFALIKDKYSLADYLSLRYNTWSSRIFPETMLYYIFHIPINLWRMLNTSFIFLLATSIVRIFKGEIKIYNVVVVIILFGYSSFDVINSGFFWMTGSVNYLWPLALGAYVLIPFADKFFRKKTTEFSLKQLVRVIITCIFAISNEQLVLCAFGIMFVYHIYLFTIKEKPSIYLIILTLIVFAGILLMTFAPGNTVRFESEIVRWFPEFNELSFLGHMKTGIFWLFEQLITHFKLFILLISLLTINLLQSEKLKKIFYILGTIILSLTIVKPTLLTDLNRINFVPFDSFENLLTRNFIIGVFPYIFWSTVLIYIIFCSCLVTRNPVFTFFCYLAGLLSCVLMFFSPTIYASGPRVLNALVLFLVLISFMLFQKNMEEKNSNPNFSLFLLSIFPLFSFLLN; translated from the coding sequence ATGGACCTAAAAATCAATCACAAGCAAAGAACAATTTTCTTATGGTGCACCTTGATTTTCATCGTATTTCTTTATCAACTTCGATTTAATTTTATCGAAGGTAGTGATGATAGTTGGTTCGCTTTAATCAAGGATAAATATTCATTAGCTGATTATTTAAGCTTAAGATACAATACATGGTCGTCCCGAATTTTTCCGGAAACGATGTTATATTATATATTCCACATCCCAATCAATCTCTGGAGAATGCTAAATACGTCTTTTATATTTTTGTTAGCTACTTCAATTGTTCGAATATTTAAAGGGGAAATAAAGATATACAATGTCGTGGTGGTTATTATTTTGTTTGGTTATTCATCATTTGACGTTATTAATAGCGGCTTTTTTTGGATGACAGGTTCTGTTAATTATTTATGGCCATTAGCATTAGGTGCTTATGTCTTAATTCCTTTTGCTGACAAATTTTTCAGAAAAAAAACAACTGAATTTTCTTTAAAACAATTAGTAAGAGTAATTATTACGTGCATTTTTGCTATTTCTAATGAACAATTAGTTCTCTGTGCTTTTGGAATCATGTTTGTTTATCATATCTACCTATTCACAATTAAAGAAAAGCCATCTATTTACTTGATAATTCTAACCTTGATAGTATTCGCAGGGATACTACTAATGACTTTTGCACCAGGAAATACAGTAAGGTTCGAATCTGAAATAGTCAGATGGTTTCCTGAATTTAATGAGCTTTCCTTTTTAGGACATATGAAAACAGGTATATTTTGGTTATTCGAACAACTTATTACTCATTTTAAATTATTTATCTTACTAATTTCTCTTCTAACAATAAATCTTCTACAATCTGAAAAATTAAAGAAAATATTCTATATATTAGGCACAATTATCTTAAGCTTAACAATAGTAAAACCAACTCTTTTGACTGACTTAAATAGAATAAATTTCGTTCCATTTGATAGTTTTGAAAATTTATTGACAAGAAATTTTATAATAGGAGTATTTCCTTATATTTTTTGGAGCACTGTTCTTATCTATATTATCTTTTGTTCATGCCTTGTGACTAGAAATCCTGTTTTTACATTTTTTTGCTATTTAGCTGGCTTACTTTCCTGTGTATTAATGTTTTTTTCACCAACAATATACGCGTCTGGACCGAGAGTACTCAATGCTCTAGTTTTATTTTTAGTTCTAATCAGTTTTATGTTATTTCAAAAAAATATGGAGGAAAAAAATTCCAACCCTAATTTTTCTTTATTTTTATTAAGCATATTCCCACTTTTTTCATTTTTATTGAACTAA
- a CDS encoding FadR/GntR family transcriptional regulator, with the protein MLESSQQSGQSLAQQVANKIESLIKEQRYKTGDKLPNEFELATELTVGRGTIREAIKLLAARNVVVIQRGKGTFVSKTPGITEDPLGLSFISDKKRLSSDLMDVRVMIEPEIAKLAAENATSEEVEQMEKICDEIATLIHANENHETKDIELHSAIAKSSKNVVVPSLIPIIQTAISLFINLTNRSLKEETIETHRQIVEAIKNKDGEAAKKAMQRHLGYNKEELNL; encoded by the coding sequence ATGTTGGAGAGTAGTCAACAATCCGGTCAATCTTTGGCCCAGCAAGTAGCTAACAAAATAGAGTCTTTAATTAAAGAGCAACGTTATAAAACTGGAGATAAATTACCAAATGAATTTGAATTGGCAACAGAATTAACTGTTGGAAGAGGTACCATCCGTGAAGCGATAAAATTATTAGCAGCGAGAAATGTCGTTGTAATTCAGCGTGGTAAAGGCACGTTTGTATCTAAAACACCTGGTATAACTGAAGATCCATTAGGGCTAAGCTTTATTAGTGATAAAAAAAGATTGAGTAGCGACTTAATGGATGTCCGTGTGATGATTGAACCAGAAATTGCTAAATTAGCCGCTGAAAATGCAACAAGCGAAGAAGTAGAACAAATGGAAAAAATTTGTGATGAGATTGCAACCTTAATTCATGCAAATGAAAATCATGAAACTAAAGATATTGAGTTGCATTCAGCTATTGCGAAGTCGAGTAAAAACGTTGTCGTACCTAGTTTGATTCCAATTATCCAAACAGCTATATCGTTATTTATTAATTTAACCAATCGCAGTTTAAAAGAAGAAACAATTGAAACTCATCGACAAATTGTAGAGGCAATTAAAAATAAAGATGGTGAAGCTGCAAAAAAAGCGATGCAACGGCATTTAGGTTACAATAAAGAAGAATTAAATCTATAA
- a CDS encoding Cof-type HAD-IIB family hydrolase, whose product MIELIASDMDGTLLNEKMVISKANAQAIAEAERRGIKFMVSTGRGYTEAHPLLTEVGINCPMITLNGAQVYDGQGKIIDNIGIEKDTVRTILQLLKEHNIYAEVVTSKGIYSDNKVKRIESVASLLVNLNPETTYKMGVVLAAARLELMNINYIDDYKELVNDRSIEVLKLIAFSDDGQHTLAPIKEKLETLGSLAITSSFINNIEINHKDAQKGIALARTAKRLGIPMENVMAIGDNFNDVSMLKVAGVSFAMENAEEEVKSHAKYLTSSNNENGVAEAIMRCINEDL is encoded by the coding sequence ATGATAGAGCTGATTGCATCAGATATGGACGGAACGTTATTGAACGAGAAGATGGTTATTTCAAAGGCAAATGCTCAGGCAATTGCTGAAGCTGAGCGCCGTGGTATTAAGTTTATGGTTTCAACAGGTCGCGGATACACTGAAGCTCATCCATTGTTAACAGAGGTTGGCATTAATTGCCCAATGATTACATTAAATGGTGCTCAAGTATATGATGGCCAAGGTAAAATTATTGATAATATCGGAATCGAAAAAGATACGGTTAGAACAATTTTACAACTGTTAAAAGAGCACAATATTTATGCTGAAGTAGTCACTTCTAAAGGTATTTATTCTGATAATAAAGTCAAACGGATTGAATCTGTTGCGTCCTTACTTGTCAATTTAAATCCCGAAACCACTTATAAGATGGGCGTTGTTTTAGCAGCAGCGCGTTTGGAGCTAATGAATATCAATTACATTGATGACTATAAAGAATTAGTGAATGACCGCTCGATTGAAGTCCTGAAATTAATTGCTTTTAGTGATGATGGTCAACATACCCTCGCTCCTATTAAAGAAAAACTTGAAACATTAGGTTCTTTAGCGATTACCTCTTCTTTCATTAATAATATTGAAATTAATCACAAAGATGCACAAAAAGGAATTGCTTTAGCAAGAACTGCAAAAAGGCTGGGTATTCCTATGGAAAATGTAATGGCAATTGGTGATAATTTTAATGATGTGTCGATGCTCAAAGTTGCAGGTGTAAGCTTTGCTATGGAAAATGCTGAAGAAGAAGTTAAAAGCCATGCCAAATATCTAACATCTAGCAACAATGAGAACGGTGTTGCTGAGGCTATTATGCGTTGTATCAATGAAGATTTATAA
- the pdxK gene encoding pyridoxine/pyridoxal/pyridoxamine kinase produces MTLIPKTLTIAGSDSSGGAGIQADLKTFGEYSTYGLAALTTIVTMDPDNGWHHQVHPIDVAIVEEQLKTILAGGEIAAMKTGMLGSVPIIDLVAKTIKEQQLKNIVIDPVMVCKGEDEVLNPDSAEALRDELIPLATVATPNLFEAGVLSGLGKLTTLEDMKAAAKKIHLLGAKNVVIKGGKALAGDKAIDLFYDGSEFLVLENQKITPAYNHGAGCTFAAAITAGLANGLTVRDSVLKAKEFVSEAIRSGFAFNEYVGPVFHGGYRLTKQEKI; encoded by the coding sequence ATGACATTAATTCCAAAAACATTAACTATTGCTGGTAGCGACTCAAGTGGTGGCGCTGGTATTCAAGCTGATTTGAAAACATTTGGAGAATATAGTACTTACGGTTTAGCTGCACTTACAACTATCGTGACGATGGATCCAGACAATGGTTGGCATCATCAGGTGCATCCAATTGATGTGGCTATTGTTGAGGAACAATTAAAAACAATTCTAGCTGGTGGCGAAATTGCTGCTATGAAAACTGGTATGCTAGGGAGTGTTCCTATTATTGATCTAGTAGCGAAAACAATCAAAGAACAACAACTTAAAAATATCGTTATTGATCCAGTAATGGTTTGCAAGGGCGAAGATGAAGTCTTAAATCCAGATAGCGCTGAGGCTTTACGTGATGAATTAATCCCATTAGCAACGGTTGCAACACCTAATTTATTCGAAGCAGGTGTTTTATCTGGTTTAGGAAAACTAACAACTTTAGAAGATATGAAAGCTGCCGCTAAAAAAATTCATCTCTTAGGTGCTAAAAATGTTGTCATTAAAGGTGGAAAAGCCTTAGCAGGTGATAAAGCCATTGACCTATTTTACGATGGTTCAGAATTTTTAGTCTTGGAAAATCAAAAAATCACTCCTGCTTATAATCATGGAGCTGGATGCACATTTGCAGCAGCAATCACGGCTGGTTTAGCAAACGGACTTACAGTTAGAGATTCTGTCTTAAAGGCTAAAGAATTTGTCTCAGAAGCTATTCGTAGCGGCTTTGCCTTCAATGAATATGTAGGTCCTGTTTTTCATGGCGGTTATCGTTTGACGAAACAAGAAAAAATTTAA
- a CDS encoding class I SAM-dependent methyltransferase, which yields MDAKEIKRRWNNFANEYAATHGEYGDIHKEIVLNPAIFSLIGMIENKEVLDAGCGEGYLSRLLAKEKARVTGVDYSTRMIEIAEERTNSNLAIKYFEGNCEKLDFLADESFDLVISNMVIQDLPEYESALKEMYRILKPNGELVFSILHPCFVTPNSGWEKDVNGDKLFWRVDNYFYEGEYRQKLGKEADILFFHRTLTTYLTTLLKIGFNLDSLLEPKPSEEMLAKYPSFEEDLRCADFIVFKLKK from the coding sequence ATGGATGCTAAAGAAATTAAACGTAGATGGAATAATTTTGCAAACGAATATGCAGCAACGCATGGCGAGTATGGGGACATTCACAAAGAAATAGTATTAAACCCAGCTATTTTTTCACTAATTGGAATGATTGAAAATAAAGAAGTGTTAGATGCAGGCTGTGGAGAAGGTTATTTAAGCCGCCTTTTAGCTAAAGAGAAAGCCAGAGTCACAGGAGTAGATTATTCAACAAGAATGATTGAAATAGCTGAAGAACGAACAAATTCAAATCTAGCAATTAAATATTTTGAAGGTAACTGTGAGAAGCTAGATTTTTTAGCAGATGAAAGCTTTGATTTAGTTATTTCAAATATGGTTATTCAGGATTTACCAGAATACGAGTCTGCCTTGAAAGAAATGTATCGTATACTAAAACCAAATGGTGAGTTAGTTTTTTCTATTTTACACCCTTGTTTTGTGACGCCTAATAGTGGCTGGGAGAAGGATGTAAATGGAGATAAACTTTTTTGGAGGGTTGATAATTATTTTTATGAAGGTGAATATCGACAAAAATTAGGAAAAGAAGCAGATATTCTTTTTTTTCACAGAACTTTAACAACCTATTTAACAACGCTCCTTAAAATTGGTTTTAATTTAGACAGTTTACTTGAACCAAAACCATCTGAGGAAATGCTAGCTAAGTATCCTTCTTTTGAAGAAGATTTAAGATGTGCTGATTTTATTGTATTTAAGTTGAAAAAATAA
- a CDS encoding LURP-one-related/scramblase family protein has translation MIHIYMKEQYVARKERIIIKDEAGKDIYLITGKWGNVGDGLYLYKIDGTLVAEVKQTKLSLMPKFDIYLSGKKVCSVSKYPGIHNPYFRVSRIHWIISGDFANHHYKILHLTKTVMTMDKVYLASGDFYALSIKREQDLPLCVCLAVILDHWVIPRAPAKDGPLNLPAY, from the coding sequence ATGATTCATATCTATATGAAGGAACAATATGTCGCTAGAAAAGAACGCATTATTATAAAAGATGAAGCCGGAAAAGATATTTATTTAATCACAGGCAAATGGGGTAATGTTGGAGATGGCTTATATTTGTACAAGATAGACGGCACTTTAGTCGCTGAAGTCAAACAAACAAAACTTTCTTTAATGCCGAAATTTGATATCTATTTAAGCGGTAAAAAAGTTTGTTCTGTTTCAAAGTATCCTGGTATTCACAATCCTTATTTTCGTGTCAGTCGAATTCATTGGATTATTAGTGGTGATTTTGCAAATCATCATTATAAAATTCTCCACTTGACTAAAACTGTCATGACAATGGATAAAGTTTATTTAGCCTCTGGAGATTTTTATGCTCTTTCTATTAAAAGAGAGCAAGATTTACCTCTCTGCGTCTGTCTTGCTGTTATATTAGATCATTGGGTAATCCCACGCGCACCAGCTAAAGATGGACCTCTTAATTTACCTGCCTATTAA
- a CDS encoding GNAT family N-acetyltransferase translates to MIREARKEDAKALAPLIMVILEDMELEVFKEYSKETIEELLVEGIQTETYRYSYRHAHVCMRDGEIAGVVFGYRGEKEPVIDEPLIDILEAKGLNSDSRLFIEKETFAGEWYLDSLVTAEKFRGRGVGTELLDALGEFAKEDGEEIIGLNCDQSNAGAQKLYEKMGFKKTGEVTISGHEYNHMQKQV, encoded by the coding sequence ATGATTAGAGAAGCAAGAAAAGAAGATGCAAAAGCATTAGCACCATTAATTATGGTGATTTTAGAAGATATGGAGCTTGAAGTATTTAAAGAATATTCAAAAGAAACAATTGAAGAATTATTAGTTGAAGGTATTCAAACTGAAACATACCGCTATAGTTACCGCCATGCTCACGTGTGTATGCGTGATGGTGAAATTGCTGGGGTTGTCTTTGGCTATCGTGGTGAAAAAGAACCAGTGATTGATGAACCCTTAATTGATATTTTAGAAGCAAAGGGACTTAACTCTGATAGTAGACTCTTTATTGAAAAGGAGACTTTTGCAGGTGAATGGTACTTAGATTCACTTGTAACGGCAGAAAAATTCCGTGGTCGTGGAGTAGGTACGGAACTATTAGATGCATTAGGAGAGTTTGCTAAAGAAGACGGAGAAGAAATTATCGGCTTAAATTGTGATCAATCTAATGCTGGTGCCCAAAAGTTATATGAAAAAATGGGATTTAAAAAGACTGGTGAAGTTACAATCAGTGGTCACGAATACAATCATATGCAAAAACAAGTTTAA